In Vibrio coralliilyticus, the following are encoded in one genomic region:
- the elbB gene encoding isoprenoid biosynthesis glyoxalase ElbB, producing the protein MKKIAVILSGSGVFDGAEIHESVLALHAIEKQGASWHCFAPDIDQLHVINHITGEEMPENRNVLIEAARIARGNIEDVAKLNAEEFDALVLPGGFGAAKNLTDFAINGAECSINTHVASACRAFAQARKPAGYLCIAPAIIPMIYGNGVKGTIGNDEATASAFSALGGEHINCEVGDIVFDEEHKVLSTPAYMLAGSISQAASGIDRLVRKLVEIA; encoded by the coding sequence ATGAAGAAAATCGCAGTTATCCTCAGTGGCTCAGGTGTATTTGATGGCGCAGAAATTCATGAATCAGTTCTCGCCTTGCACGCGATTGAAAAGCAAGGAGCCAGTTGGCACTGCTTCGCTCCAGATATTGATCAGCTCCATGTGATTAATCACATCACCGGAGAAGAGATGCCGGAAAATCGAAATGTCTTGATCGAAGCGGCTCGTATCGCACGCGGTAATATTGAAGATGTGGCGAAACTAAATGCTGAGGAATTTGACGCACTCGTTCTGCCTGGTGGTTTTGGTGCCGCAAAAAACCTGACGGACTTTGCTATTAATGGCGCAGAATGCAGTATCAATACACATGTCGCTTCAGCGTGTCGAGCTTTCGCCCAAGCAAGAAAACCAGCCGGCTATCTGTGCATTGCACCAGCCATCATTCCGATGATTTACGGCAATGGCGTCAAGGGTACAATCGGCAATGATGAAGCCACTGCTTCTGCATTCAGTGCATTGGGAGGTGAACATATCAATTGTGAGGTGGGCGACATCGTCTTCGACGAAGAGCACAAAGTACTTTCAACACCTGCATATATGTTAGCGGGCAGTATTTCTCAGGCAGCCAGCGGCATCGATAGACTAGTGAGAAAACTAGTAGAAATTGCTTAA
- a CDS encoding helix-turn-helix transcriptional regulator, with the protein MSKSERLFELLTLLRSKRYAVTAAELAQSMEVSERTIYRDIQSLMNSGVPIQGEAGVGYVLQAGSHLPPLMFSEREMMALELGMRMVRAWSDSELADASTTASTKILSVLPDKRKQQVESFPILVPDFYTQTESARHGQMLRHAIDVKLKIDIDYTAESGARTQRRLQPLGQMFWGKVWTLVAWCELRNAYRHFRLDRIETLSILDQQFETTADKCLEHYITIYAPKD; encoded by the coding sequence ATGAGTAAATCGGAAAGATTGTTTGAGCTACTAACCTTGCTGCGTTCAAAGCGCTATGCGGTGACAGCAGCAGAGTTAGCTCAGTCAATGGAAGTCAGTGAACGAACCATTTATCGTGACATTCAGTCGCTGATGAACTCCGGTGTCCCGATTCAGGGGGAAGCTGGTGTGGGCTATGTCCTACAAGCTGGTTCGCATTTACCTCCCTTAATGTTTTCTGAACGGGAAATGATGGCTCTCGAGCTAGGTATGAGGATGGTACGCGCTTGGTCCGACAGCGAACTCGCTGATGCTTCCACAACAGCGTCTACAAAAATTCTTTCCGTATTACCAGACAAACGAAAGCAACAAGTTGAAAGTTTCCCCATTCTAGTCCCAGATTTTTACACGCAAACAGAGTCTGCCCGACATGGACAAATGCTGCGCCATGCGATTGATGTAAAACTGAAAATAGATATTGATTACACCGCAGAAAGTGGCGCTAGAACGCAACGAAGGCTGCAACCACTTGGACAAATGTTCTGGGGAAAAGTGTGGACGCTGGTCGCGTGGTGTGAACTCAGAAATGCCTATCGACATTTCCGGTTAGATAGAATAGAAACACTGAGCATATTGGATCAACAGTTTGAAACTACAGCAGATAAATGCCTAGAGCATTACATCACGATATATGCTCCGAAGGACTAA
- a CDS encoding phosphotransferase family protein: protein MKTEQEMAQMGAAKVHLIEKQGQQYIRKQGVNAIERSFYLSAAEVLSQQGVKSPRLITADEDSIVIEYVPHSVTLEELVNASEPFKQIAAIHQTPVCPDWQLKSHCWSDNAMETSLAMLSLTAEHEKFLGKLHSQSDVIFENPTLLSGDTNDGNWGRRENGEWVLFDWERFSTGSPAIDLAPLVKGLGDKSDMLRIVDTYLSVHQPMSREALLKQLIIAKAWLVIEVTNLLYKRKKPQLCKYIDWFNLHLPRWITNIEALI, encoded by the coding sequence ATGAAAACAGAGCAAGAAATGGCGCAAATGGGCGCAGCTAAGGTGCATTTGATTGAAAAGCAAGGACAACAATACATTCGAAAACAAGGGGTAAACGCTATTGAGAGAAGCTTCTACCTAAGCGCCGCTGAGGTTCTAAGTCAACAAGGTGTTAAGTCACCACGTCTTATCACCGCCGACGAGGACTCGATTGTCATCGAATATGTGCCTCATTCGGTAACGCTGGAAGAGTTGGTTAATGCGAGTGAACCATTTAAGCAGATAGCCGCTATACATCAAACGCCAGTCTGTCCTGATTGGCAACTTAAGTCGCACTGTTGGAGTGATAATGCGATGGAGACATCGCTGGCTATGCTCTCTCTTACTGCGGAGCATGAAAAATTTCTTGGTAAGTTACACTCACAGAGTGACGTGATATTTGAAAACCCCACTCTACTGTCTGGTGATACCAATGACGGCAATTGGGGCAGAAGAGAAAACGGTGAATGGGTATTATTCGATTGGGAACGCTTTAGCACGGGTAGCCCAGCAATTGACTTAGCACCTTTGGTTAAAGGGCTAGGGGATAAAAGCGATATGTTACGTATTGTTGATACATATCTGAGTGTGCATCAGCCTATGTCGCGAGAAGCGTTGCTGAAACAGCTTATTATTGCGAAAGCATGGCTGGTCATTGAAGTAACCAACCTTCTTTATAAGCGTAAAAAGCCCCAACTCTGCAAGTATATCGACTGGTTCAACCTACATTTACCAAGATGGATTACCAATATTGAGGCTTTAATTTAA
- the yiaY gene encoding L-threonine dehydrogenase encodes MTSAFFIPTVNLMGAGCLKDAADSVQSQGFKKGLIVTDKILNQIGVVKQVQDLLTERDVQTVVFDGTQPNPTIGNVNDGLALLADNECDFVISLGGGSPHDCAKGIALVASNGGKIGDYEGVDQSAKPMLPLIAINTTAGTASEMTRFCIITDEERHIKMAIVDKHTTPLISVNDPELMLAKPASLTAATGMDALTHAIEAYVSIAATPITDAVAIKAIELIQAHLRTAVENGEDIEAREQMAYAQFMAGMAFNNASLGYVHAMAHQLGGFYDLPHGVCNAILLPHVQRYNAQVCPERLRDVAKAMGVDIEGMTAEQGAEAAIDAIVTLAKDVGIPAGIKELGAKSEDIPTLADNALKDACGFTNPKQATHEEISSIFEAAM; translated from the coding sequence ATGACAAGTGCATTTTTTATCCCTACTGTAAACTTAATGGGTGCTGGCTGTTTAAAGGATGCAGCAGACAGTGTGCAGTCTCAGGGCTTCAAAAAAGGTCTTATCGTTACAGACAAGATTCTTAACCAAATCGGTGTAGTAAAGCAGGTTCAAGATCTGCTAACAGAACGCGACGTCCAAACTGTAGTGTTTGACGGCACTCAACCTAATCCAACAATAGGAAACGTAAACGACGGCCTGGCTCTACTCGCCGACAACGAATGTGATTTTGTTATTTCTCTAGGCGGCGGGTCTCCACATGATTGCGCAAAAGGAATTGCGCTTGTCGCTTCAAACGGTGGCAAGATCGGCGATTACGAAGGCGTTGATCAATCAGCCAAACCCATGTTACCTCTGATTGCAATCAACACCACTGCTGGAACGGCATCTGAAATGACCCGATTCTGCATCATTACTGATGAAGAACGCCACATTAAGATGGCTATTGTTGACAAGCACACCACTCCGCTAATTTCAGTCAATGATCCAGAACTGATGCTAGCAAAACCTGCATCATTGACAGCGGCAACAGGTATGGATGCCCTTACACACGCTATTGAAGCGTATGTTTCTATCGCTGCAACTCCTATCACCGACGCCGTCGCCATCAAAGCTATTGAGCTTATTCAGGCTCATCTGCGCACCGCTGTCGAAAACGGTGAAGATATCGAAGCTCGCGAACAAATGGCTTACGCGCAATTTATGGCCGGTATGGCGTTCAATAACGCTTCTCTGGGTTATGTCCACGCTATGGCTCATCAGCTGGGCGGCTTCTATGATCTACCACACGGGGTGTGTAACGCCATTCTGCTTCCACATGTACAACGATACAACGCGCAGGTGTGCCCTGAACGTTTACGTGATGTTGCGAAAGCGATGGGAGTAGATATTGAAGGTATGACAGCGGAGCAAGGCGCAGAAGCAGCAATCGATGCCATAGTGACACTGGCGAAAGATGTGGGCATTCCTGCGGGCATCAAAGAACTAGGTGCGAAATCAGAAGACATTCCGACACTCGCAGATAACGCACTGAAAGATGCGTGTGGCTTTACCAACCCGAAACAAGCAACTCACGAGGAAATTTCTTCCATCTTCGAAGCCGCTATGTAA
- a CDS encoding DUF1294 domain-containing protein has translation MAIQGTISEWHDSKGYGYISVDDQEAQIKFHLFDLEAYGHPPRISERVQFRLAKDAHGGIRAVNIERQVVLNFTLSIAIWFFSTLVASVFLLDYPPLSFVLYITLSTIAYMVYALDKHALHTGGWRVPSVTFHIINVFGGWPGALLAQSVLHHKYSDIGFKSLFWVTLLANFTLFCWTLTEEGMMTTLEFLSQLQVMLLF, from the coding sequence ATGGCTATTCAAGGCACCATTAGTGAGTGGCATGATAGTAAAGGCTACGGATATATTTCGGTTGATGATCAGGAAGCACAGATTAAGTTCCATCTATTTGATTTGGAAGCGTATGGTCATCCTCCTCGCATCAGTGAACGAGTGCAATTTCGCTTAGCTAAGGATGCGCATGGAGGGATACGTGCTGTTAATATAGAGCGTCAGGTAGTCTTAAATTTTACGCTTTCAATAGCCATTTGGTTTTTCAGCACTCTTGTGGCGAGTGTTTTTCTGCTTGATTATCCACCGCTTTCTTTTGTTCTCTACATTACGCTAAGTACCATTGCATATATGGTGTACGCACTAGATAAACATGCGCTTCATACTGGTGGTTGGCGAGTACCATCGGTCACTTTTCATATCATCAATGTTTTTGGTGGCTGGCCCGGAGCGTTGTTGGCTCAGTCTGTTCTGCATCATAAATACAGTGATATAGGCTTTAAAAGTCTATTTTGGGTGACACTACTAGCAAACTTTACTCTGTTTTGCTGGACGCTAACAGAAGAGGGAATGATGACAACCTTAGAGTTTTTGTCTCAGTTGCAAGTGATGCTTTTGTTTTAA
- a CDS encoding metallophosphoesterase → MGARNTAKQGLVLSLLGLSVQTAFATGDDGSIDLGENIKIAILPDTQYLTFNYPEIYEKQTRWLAENVDNENIQFVIHVGDIVQKGQNDWEWDHANGAMAILDDANIPYSTTLGNHDVDKSASSWELVNAVNYLKHYGPERFENMPNFIASSPNGLSTAFKYQLNEQEIIVLNMVIDPTDEDLDWGRKVLDDHPNVPTILVTHRLVGENGDIGFTNNVFSGFLTHDPIQMWDEFISKEDQIFLTINGHSSPAPTNGAYNIVRTNDNGLPVNQVLVDYQNLYEDDETCSDVYPENCGEKSGKGYLRILDIDFDNNKISHRSYSPHIDELEGDGDYTVGTEGYFTDKWNHYDDYINFSTRFAQEAPQTIEKIDIRIEYDDPDNYGGNEWLTKTETSLPAGTYETIYAKASPEVEINNQKDLEWIVADDSVAKLDVDSTTRKAVLTAIAPGETEIRVRSAEQWSNPITVEVTEAVNNVYALDIVNEDNVAFAEEGEMVEFGVDMSALDDIEQIELKFTMHTQTIEDDKVEVTDSVYIDTGIIEGKGGFKVVDQDGAQYTYEPLFDESGEPMPGAQVEVTVVLECVMKGGCSSGTGETEQVVNVKFATNAEVSTGKASKDDAYTEFEITRLDVTGSGQTATHAMMTKDRIAFKAVYPEGDIAGDPTAGEFISDTKINLADLAMVQRYMHSTNAPSDPYWHHIRWNAGNANLVDIPNDSGAQVIDMKDFMSVYNKLDMHK, encoded by the coding sequence ATGGGCGCAAGAAACACGGCTAAGCAGGGGCTGGTCTTATCTCTTTTAGGCTTGTCTGTGCAAACAGCCTTTGCCACGGGAGATGATGGAAGTATCGATCTTGGCGAGAATATCAAAATAGCGATATTACCTGATACACAATATTTGACATTTAATTACCCAGAAATTTACGAGAAGCAAACCCGCTGGCTCGCAGAGAATGTTGATAATGAAAATATTCAGTTTGTCATCCATGTGGGGGATATTGTCCAAAAAGGTCAAAACGACTGGGAATGGGATCATGCTAATGGTGCAATGGCGATACTTGATGACGCAAATATCCCGTACAGCACAACGTTAGGTAACCATGATGTAGATAAATCGGCATCATCATGGGAGCTGGTCAATGCAGTGAATTATCTTAAACATTATGGACCTGAACGCTTTGAGAATATGCCAAACTTTATCGCAAGTTCCCCAAACGGTCTTTCTACAGCGTTCAAATATCAGTTAAATGAGCAGGAAATAATCGTGCTCAACATGGTGATTGATCCGACGGATGAAGATTTGGACTGGGGACGTAAGGTATTGGATGATCATCCGAATGTCCCTACGATTCTTGTTACCCATCGACTGGTAGGGGAAAACGGAGACATTGGCTTTACTAACAATGTATTTTCAGGCTTTTTGACTCATGACCCGATTCAAATGTGGGACGAGTTTATTAGCAAAGAAGATCAAATCTTTTTGACGATCAATGGTCACTCTTCTCCTGCGCCAACTAACGGCGCTTATAACATTGTTCGTACTAACGACAATGGATTGCCGGTAAATCAGGTGCTTGTCGATTATCAAAATCTTTATGAAGACGACGAAACTTGTAGTGATGTGTACCCAGAAAACTGTGGTGAAAAGAGTGGTAAAGGTTACCTGAGAATTCTTGATATTGATTTTGACAACAACAAGATTTCCCACCGTTCATATTCACCGCATATTGATGAGCTAGAGGGGGATGGGGACTATACCGTTGGCACTGAAGGTTACTTCACTGATAAATGGAATCACTATGATGATTACATTAACTTTAGCACTAGATTCGCCCAAGAAGCCCCTCAAACCATTGAGAAGATCGACATAAGAATAGAGTACGACGATCCAGACAATTATGGCGGTAATGAGTGGCTGACCAAGACAGAAACGTCACTCCCAGCGGGCACTTATGAAACCATTTATGCTAAGGCATCACCGGAAGTTGAGATCAACAATCAAAAAGACTTGGAATGGATCGTTGCCGATGACAGCGTAGCAAAGCTTGATGTTGACTCCACCACACGTAAAGCCGTTTTGACCGCCATTGCTCCGGGTGAAACCGAGATCCGTGTGCGATCTGCTGAACAGTGGTCTAACCCCATTACTGTAGAAGTGACGGAAGCGGTGAACAATGTATACGCGTTGGATATTGTTAATGAAGACAATGTTGCGTTTGCTGAAGAAGGGGAAATGGTCGAGTTTGGAGTTGATATGTCAGCGTTGGATGACATTGAACAAATCGAACTTAAATTTACCATGCATACCCAGACCATCGAAGACGATAAGGTTGAAGTGACCGATAGCGTGTATATCGATACTGGGATTATCGAAGGCAAGGGAGGCTTCAAGGTTGTAGACCAAGATGGGGCCCAGTATACGTATGAACCTCTGTTCGATGAAAGTGGAGAGCCTATGCCTGGTGCTCAAGTCGAGGTGACCGTAGTACTAGAGTGTGTCATGAAAGGTGGTTGTTCTTCAGGTACAGGCGAAACAGAGCAGGTAGTGAATGTTAAGTTTGCAACTAATGCAGAAGTTTCAACAGGTAAAGCAAGTAAAGATGACGCTTACACGGAATTTGAAATCACCCGTTTAGACGTCACTGGCTCTGGGCAAACTGCGACACATGCAATGATGACTAAAGATCGTATCGCGTTTAAAGCAGTCTACCCTGAAGGGGATATTGCGGGCGATCCGACAGCCGGTGAATTTATTAGTGACACTAAAATTAACTTAGCTGATTTGGCAATGGTACAGCGTTATATGCATTCCACAAACGCACCTAGCGATCCATATTGGCACCATATTCGTTGGAACGCAGGGAATGCCAATCTCGTTGATATACCTAATGATAGCGGTGCTCAGGTTATTGATATGAAAGACTTTATGTCTGTTTACAACAAGCTCGATATGCATAAGTAA
- the phnX gene encoding phosphonoacetaldehyde hydrolase — protein MTNSPIQAVIFDWAGTIVDFGSFAPTSIFVEAFKQGFDFDINLAEAREPMGLGKWDHIQAVGQLPSVDKRWNEQFGRSMNSDDIDRIYAAFMPLQKAKVADHAEPILNAIEVVDNLKAQGIKIGSCSGYPREVMDVLIPVAADYGYKPDYVVATDDLPQGGRPAPYMALKNVIELSVTDVKACIKVDDAAPGIDEGHNAGMWTVGLLLSGNEAGLTFEEYQSADEDTLNQAREKAKAKLIKSAPHYLIDTISELPDVIKDVERRLAAGERP, from the coding sequence AATTCACCAATCCAAGCCGTTATCTTTGACTGGGCTGGGACCATAGTAGATTTTGGTTCATTTGCTCCAACCAGTATTTTCGTTGAAGCCTTCAAACAAGGTTTCGATTTCGACATAAACCTTGCAGAAGCCCGAGAGCCGATGGGACTGGGTAAATGGGATCACATCCAAGCGGTAGGCCAGCTGCCATCTGTCGATAAACGCTGGAACGAACAATTTGGTCGTTCAATGAACAGTGACGATATTGACCGTATTTACGCAGCCTTTATGCCGCTGCAAAAAGCCAAAGTGGCCGACCACGCAGAACCAATTCTCAATGCCATTGAAGTGGTCGATAATCTAAAAGCTCAAGGTATCAAAATTGGATCCTGTTCAGGTTATCCTCGTGAAGTCATGGATGTGCTTATTCCTGTCGCAGCCGACTATGGCTACAAACCAGACTATGTCGTAGCAACGGATGACCTTCCTCAAGGTGGTCGCCCTGCCCCCTACATGGCACTAAAAAATGTTATCGAACTCAGTGTGACGGATGTTAAGGCATGCATCAAAGTTGATGACGCTGCCCCAGGAATTGACGAAGGGCACAATGCGGGTATGTGGACTGTTGGACTGCTACTATCCGGTAATGAAGCCGGGTTAACTTTCGAAGAATATCAATCTGCAGATGAAGATACGTTGAATCAAGCACGTGAGAAGGCCAAAGCAAAACTCATCAAAAGCGCCCCTCATTACCTCATCGATACGATTTCTGAGCTACCAGACGTGATTAAAGATGTCGAGCGCCGATTAGCAGCCGGAGAGCGCCCATAA
- the yjjG gene encoding pyrimidine 5'-nucleotidase: MKYDWILFDADETLFHFDAFQGMQLMFSRKGVEFTQDDYNHYQKVNKPLWVDYQNGAISAHELKHTRFEEWAAKLETTTSELNSAFLDAMADICTLLPGAKELMDALQGKAKLGIITNGFTELQAIRLERTGMTNYFEHVIISEEVGIAKPDVGIFTHALEKMGSPCKSKILMVGDNPHSDILGGINFGIETCWLNCAKLDDVEGIVPNHTVSSLFELKEILLA; this comes from the coding sequence ATGAAGTACGATTGGATCTTATTTGATGCTGACGAAACCCTGTTCCACTTCGATGCCTTTCAAGGGATGCAGTTGATGTTCTCTCGTAAAGGGGTTGAGTTTACACAGGATGACTACAACCACTACCAAAAAGTGAACAAGCCACTGTGGGTTGATTATCAGAACGGTGCCATCTCCGCCCATGAATTGAAGCACACTCGTTTTGAAGAGTGGGCAGCAAAGCTTGAAACGACGACCTCAGAGCTAAACAGCGCGTTTCTTGATGCAATGGCAGATATTTGTACCTTGCTGCCGGGGGCAAAAGAGCTAATGGACGCGTTACAGGGAAAAGCGAAGCTGGGGATTATCACTAATGGTTTTACTGAGCTACAGGCGATCCGCTTAGAGCGTACCGGAATGACCAATTATTTTGAGCATGTGATCATTTCAGAAGAAGTAGGTATTGCTAAACCAGATGTGGGTATTTTCACTCATGCGTTGGAGAAAATGGGCAGCCCATGTAAAAGTAAAATCCTGATGGTGGGCGATAATCCACATTCCGATATTTTAGGCGGTATCAACTTTGGTATTGAAACCTGTTGGTTGAATTGTGCCAAACTGGATGACGTGGAAGGCATTGTCCCGAATCACACCGTCAGTTCTTTATTTGAATTGAAAGAAATATTATTGGCTTGA
- the secF gene encoding protein translocase subunit SecF, translated as MVEYLKQNIRRIRYITSFVSVGLMAISLIAFGVKGLNMGLDFTGGMVTEVQVDKTLNNSDLLEALQPSLGEFTSVTHSDQEGRWIIRYPIPDEGESTPDIPSVLSGLSHQVNIVSNSMVGSQVGQDLVDQGGLALLISMMCILGYLCFRFEWRLASGSLLALIHDVVLVLGFFAATQMEFNLTVFAAILAILGYSLNDSIIIADRIRELLVAKQTTPTDEINDQAVIATFSRTMVTSGTTLLTVSALWIMGGNALEGFAIAMFIGILSGTWSSISIGTVLPEWLKLEPKHYLPVEVDSAP; from the coding sequence ATGGTTGAGTATCTAAAACAAAATATCCGTCGAATCCGATATATCACAAGTTTTGTTTCGGTTGGATTGATGGCCATCTCACTGATTGCCTTCGGTGTAAAAGGCTTAAATATGGGCCTAGACTTCACTGGTGGTATGGTGACAGAAGTTCAGGTAGATAAAACCCTGAACAACAGCGATTTGCTCGAAGCTCTACAGCCTTCGCTGGGAGAGTTCACGTCTGTGACGCATTCTGATCAAGAGGGGCGTTGGATAATTCGTTACCCAATCCCAGATGAAGGGGAAAGCACACCTGATATTCCATCAGTATTGTCTGGGTTATCACATCAAGTGAATATAGTGAGTAACAGCATGGTAGGGTCTCAGGTCGGACAGGATTTGGTTGACCAAGGTGGATTGGCGTTGCTGATCTCGATGATGTGCATTCTGGGCTATCTGTGCTTCCGTTTTGAGTGGCGATTGGCAAGTGGCTCATTGCTGGCCCTTATTCATGATGTAGTCTTGGTACTGGGTTTCTTTGCTGCTACTCAGATGGAGTTCAATTTAACTGTATTCGCCGCTATTCTGGCAATATTAGGTTACTCGTTAAATGATTCTATCATTATTGCAGACCGCATTCGTGAACTGCTAGTGGCCAAACAGACTACACCTACTGATGAGATAAACGATCAAGCAGTTATTGCAACATTCTCCAGAACCATGGTTACGTCCGGCACCACGCTACTCACAGTATCAGCACTATGGATCATGGGGGGCAATGCGCTTGAAGGGTTTGCGATTGCAATGTTTATCGGCATTCTTTCTGGTACTTGGTCTTCGATATCGATAGGGACGGTATTGCCGGAGTGGCTAAAGCTGGAGCCTAAGCATTACTTACCTGTTGAAGTTGACTCTGCGCCATAA
- a CDS encoding cold shock domain-containing protein: MLGVIVKWNAKHGYGLISSQNSPTQHIFFHIGDMSRDEGPPFVTEHVEFDVLCDMNGCKMATNICPTFLTVD; encoded by the coding sequence ATGTTAGGAGTCATCGTAAAATGGAATGCAAAACATGGCTATGGTTTGATATCGTCACAAAATTCACCCACTCAGCACATTTTCTTTCATATTGGAGATATGAGCCGTGATGAAGGACCTCCTTTTGTGACTGAACATGTGGAGTTTGATGTGTTGTGTGACATGAATGGATGCAAAATGGCAACCAACATCTGTCCGACATTTTTAACTGTCGATTAG
- a CDS encoding LysR family transcriptional regulator yields MQAYSSIPIFVAVVESGSFSTAAEKLHITKSAVSKRINQLEDELGIRLLNRTTRKLSLTEAGQRYYDYVAQSLSLAQQGIDAVTELQGKPTGKLKITAPMSFGVLHIAPLVAEFLNLYPDLEIDLQLEDQMVDLVQGGFDLGIRIGHLPLSNLVAKRLATCRSILCASQQYLDAFGEPEKPSDLSHHNCLRYAYFRGGSEWTFESAAGSFSVVPKGKLVVNNSEAIRRALLEGLGIGQLPTFIVAKDIAAGNLKPVLSNYDLPIHAVYAVFPERKHLPLKVRAFVDFIAEKFGSDIPYWDSI; encoded by the coding sequence ATGCAAGCATACTCGTCCATACCTATTTTTGTTGCCGTCGTAGAGAGCGGAAGCTTCTCAACAGCGGCAGAGAAGCTCCATATAACAAAATCAGCCGTCAGCAAGCGAATTAACCAGCTAGAAGATGAACTGGGGATTCGATTGTTGAACCGCACGACTCGAAAGCTCAGCCTCACGGAAGCCGGACAACGCTACTATGATTACGTAGCTCAATCACTTAGCTTGGCCCAACAAGGGATTGATGCTGTAACAGAACTGCAAGGAAAGCCAACTGGGAAGCTAAAGATCACTGCTCCAATGTCTTTTGGTGTTCTGCATATTGCCCCTCTAGTGGCTGAGTTTTTGAATCTATATCCTGATCTAGAAATTGACTTGCAGCTTGAAGATCAGATGGTTGATCTCGTCCAAGGTGGTTTTGACCTGGGAATCAGAATCGGTCACTTACCTCTTTCCAACTTAGTTGCGAAAAGACTCGCAACATGTCGCAGCATCTTATGTGCCTCTCAGCAGTATCTCGATGCATTTGGAGAGCCCGAAAAACCCAGCGATCTTAGTCATCATAATTGTTTACGCTACGCCTATTTTCGTGGTGGAAGTGAATGGACATTTGAAAGTGCTGCAGGATCTTTCAGTGTGGTACCAAAAGGAAAATTAGTCGTCAATAACAGCGAAGCCATTCGACGCGCTTTACTTGAAGGGCTTGGCATCGGCCAACTGCCGACTTTCATTGTCGCTAAAGATATTGCCGCAGGTAACCTCAAACCTGTACTGTCAAACTATGACCTACCTATTCATGCCGTATATGCCGTATTCCCAGAAAGAAAACATCTACCACTGAAAGTTCGAGCTTTTGTTGACTTTATCGCCGAAAAATTTGGCTCCGATATCCCCTACTGGGACTCGATTTAA